One Parageobacillus sp. KH3-4 genomic region harbors:
- a CDS encoding sugar ABC transporter ATP-binding protein, translating into MNGLYMNNIYKSFGAVNVLNGVNLHVRKGEVHALLGMNGAGKSTLMKILAGALFPDKGTITIDGEERRFSSPADAKKAGIGLVVQEVDTALFPSLTVYENIAADDIADAKQKPLLSWKQQKQRAAELLRQVGLSISPNKLIRECTLHEKQLIVLAKVLSSSARYIILDEPTAALSETETKRLFTIINDLKAQGVSFIYISHKLKEVKEICDRVTILRDGNVVHHGDVSTLSLEEMIQYMVGRAYATVQKEARTYSDDILFKVKQLRIAKTGTTVDLQIHKGEIVGIAGLAGAGKTELAESLIAHAKTAGEWWIDGQRYTFSSPKEAIAAGICLIPEERRKQGLFLNETVRTNLTVQLLSSLTKWQWVLRKKETEVAQRLVDALRIHPPFPQAVVKQLSGGNQQKVVIGKWLKTNAHVFIFDEPTKGIDVNAKQEVFSIIRSLADEGKALLYLTSEFQELLEIADTIYIMVDGQLVKRVSARDITYEQLIYYCNGGDLDGTTSRFDHQEKASTISS; encoded by the coding sequence ATGAACGGACTTTACATGAACAATATTTATAAATCGTTTGGCGCGGTAAACGTATTAAACGGCGTGAATCTCCATGTGCGAAAAGGAGAAGTTCACGCCCTTTTAGGGATGAATGGAGCTGGGAAAAGCACATTGATGAAAATTCTCGCTGGAGCCCTTTTTCCAGACAAAGGTACGATTACAATAGACGGAGAAGAGCGCCGATTTTCTTCTCCTGCTGATGCGAAAAAAGCAGGCATTGGATTAGTTGTTCAAGAAGTCGATACCGCCTTGTTTCCATCGCTGACCGTCTATGAAAATATTGCCGCTGATGACATCGCTGATGCAAAACAAAAACCTCTCCTTTCATGGAAACAGCAAAAACAGCGGGCCGCAGAGCTTTTGCGCCAAGTCGGTCTGTCGATTTCGCCGAACAAGCTTATTCGCGAATGCACCTTGCATGAAAAACAGCTCATCGTTTTAGCAAAAGTGCTTTCCTCATCGGCCCGATACATTATTTTAGATGAGCCGACCGCCGCGCTCAGCGAAACGGAAACAAAGCGGCTGTTTACGATTATCAACGATTTAAAAGCGCAAGGAGTTTCGTTCATTTATATTTCTCACAAATTGAAAGAGGTAAAAGAGATTTGCGACCGCGTCACCATTTTGCGTGACGGAAACGTCGTCCACCATGGCGACGTTTCCACCCTTTCACTAGAAGAAATGATTCAATATATGGTTGGACGCGCCTATGCAACCGTGCAAAAAGAAGCGCGCACATACAGTGACGACATTCTTTTTAAAGTGAAACAGCTGCGCATCGCGAAAACAGGCACAACGGTCGATTTGCAAATTCATAAAGGGGAGATCGTCGGCATTGCCGGACTTGCCGGAGCAGGGAAAACCGAACTCGCCGAAAGTTTAATCGCCCATGCAAAAACGGCGGGAGAATGGTGGATCGATGGACAGCGTTATACGTTTTCCTCACCAAAAGAAGCGATTGCGGCCGGAATTTGCCTTATTCCGGAAGAACGGAGAAAACAAGGGCTTTTCTTAAATGAAACGGTCCGTACGAATCTTACGGTTCAACTATTATCATCATTAACAAAATGGCAATGGGTGTTGCGGAAGAAAGAAACAGAAGTTGCGCAACGGTTAGTGGATGCGTTGCGAATTCATCCGCCTTTTCCGCAAGCGGTTGTCAAACAGTTAAGCGGCGGCAACCAGCAAAAAGTCGTCATTGGCAAATGGTTAAAGACAAACGCTCATGTATTCATTTTTGACGAACCGACAAAAGGGATTGATGTCAATGCGAAACAAGAAGTATTTTCGATCATCCGCTCCCTCGCCGATGAAGGAAAAGCGCTTTTATATTTAACAAGCGAATTTCAAGAACTGCTCGAGATTGCTGATACGATTTATATCATGGTGGACGGGCAACTTGTCAAACGTGTTTCCGCTCGTGATATCACATATGAACAATTAATCTATTACTGCAACGGAGGGGATTTGGATGGCACAACCAGCCGTTTCGATCACCAAGAAAAAGCAAGCACCATCTCTTCTTGA
- a CDS encoding ABC transporter permease produces the protein MAQPAVSITKKKQAPSLLEFLYKHGTLLAILVVIAYFGITLDRFFTYENFSDILRSISIVTLVAIGITFSLIVDGFDLSVGSTVSLATIASAAALVLYRQEILVTLLVPLLLGVAVGLLNSLLIVKLKLPDLLATLATMYAINGVQLTYTKGFSIYNDMPLPDGGTAPGKFIPSFLFIGQGEVFGIPFSVLLMLVVVVAAHLFLAYTKPGRLFYMTGENREAARLSGIPVNRYRTYAYVISGFFAALGGIVLASRIGTGQVSAGASFLMDGVAAAYIGFSVFGAGKPNVIGTLFGSILMGVLLNGLTMMNVPYYAQDIIKGAILVGALALSHMQKK, from the coding sequence ATGGCACAACCAGCCGTTTCGATCACCAAGAAAAAGCAAGCACCATCTCTTCTTGAATTTTTATATAAGCATGGTACACTGCTTGCCATTCTTGTTGTCATTGCTTATTTTGGTATTACTCTTGACCGTTTTTTCACGTACGAAAATTTCAGCGATATTTTACGGTCTATTTCCATCGTCACACTCGTCGCCATTGGCATCACATTTTCGCTTATTGTGGATGGGTTTGATTTATCCGTCGGTTCGACCGTCAGCCTAGCAACGATCGCCAGCGCCGCAGCGCTCGTATTATACCGCCAAGAAATTCTTGTGACATTGCTTGTTCCGCTTTTGCTGGGAGTCGCCGTCGGCTTATTAAACTCGTTATTAATCGTGAAATTAAAATTGCCGGATTTATTGGCTACACTGGCGACGATGTATGCGATTAACGGCGTGCAGCTGACGTATACGAAAGGATTTTCCATTTACAACGATATGCCGCTTCCAGACGGAGGAACAGCGCCGGGCAAATTCATTCCTTCCTTTTTATTTATCGGGCAAGGGGAAGTATTCGGCATCCCGTTTTCTGTTTTATTAATGCTAGTGGTCGTCGTTGCTGCTCATTTATTTTTAGCATATACCAAACCGGGAAGATTGTTTTATATGACGGGAGAGAATCGAGAAGCAGCGCGGCTTTCGGGAATCCCTGTCAACCGCTATCGCACATATGCGTACGTGATCAGCGGATTTTTTGCCGCGCTCGGCGGGATTGTCCTTGCTTCCCGCATCGGAACAGGACAAGTATCAGCAGGAGCTTCGTTTTTAATGGATGGCGTCGCTGCCGCTTATATTGGCTTTTCCGTGTTTGGGGCAGGAAAACCGAACGTCATCGGCACGCTGTTCGGCTCCATTTTAATGGGGGTCCTTCTTAACGGACTAACGATGATGAATGTCCCATATTACGCGCAAGATATTATTAAAGGGGCCATTTTAGTCGGGGCACTTGCGTTATCGCACATGCAAAAAAAATAG
- a CDS encoding methylated-DNA--[protein]-cysteine S-methyltransferase codes for MKQEYNVYKSELLGPIYIVSDGDAIVSVQLFEEEWLRHCQQYEMVKSNSPLLESAVQQLDEYFHGKRKTFHLPLKWKGTEFQEKVWQALCEIPYGTTVSYSDIAEKIGRPKAVRAVGQANRANELAIFVPCHRVIGKDRSLKGYAGNRTDVKQRLLQLEKRNRTI; via the coding sequence ATGAAACAGGAATACAACGTGTATAAATCAGAGCTGCTTGGCCCCATTTACATCGTGTCCGATGGGGATGCGATCGTAAGCGTCCAGCTTTTTGAGGAGGAGTGGCTGCGGCACTGTCAACAATATGAAATGGTCAAAAGCAATTCTCCTTTATTAGAAAGCGCCGTGCAACAGCTAGATGAATATTTTCACGGTAAGCGCAAAACATTTCACTTGCCGTTGAAATGGAAGGGAACGGAATTTCAAGAGAAAGTATGGCAGGCGCTTTGTGAAATTCCGTACGGAACGACGGTCAGTTACAGTGATATTGCTGAAAAAATCGGGCGTCCGAAAGCGGTAAGAGCGGTTGGGCAGGCAAATCGGGCAAACGAGCTGGCCATTTTTGTTCCGTGCCACCGTGTAATCGGAAAAGATCGTTCGCTGAAGGGATATGCTGGAAACCGGACCGATGTAAAACAGCGATTACTGCAGCTGGAAAAACGGAACCGGACGATATAA